The following coding sequences are from one Nicotiana tomentosiformis chromosome 3, ASM39032v3, whole genome shotgun sequence window:
- the LOC104101021 gene encoding COBRA-like protein 1, which translates to MEVCLSSSSRSITKFGSFVILIAFLISLMCFQSTDAYDALDPNGNITIKWDVISWTPDGYNVVVTIYNFQKYRHIQAPGWQLGWTWAKKEVIWSATGGQATEQGDCSRFKGNIPHCCKRDPTIVDLLPGTPYNQQTANCCKGGVISSWVQDPQKAVSSFQLGVGQAGTSNKTVRLPKNFTLKAPGPGYTCGPAKKGKPSKFPTPDGRRVTQALMTWNVTCTYSQFLAQKTPTCCVSLSSFYNDTIVNCPTCACGCKNNITQPGTCVEQDSPYLASALVSSGKNDYSPLVRCTEHMCPIRVHWHIKTNYKEYWRVKLTIQNFNYRMNYSQWNLVVQHPNFDNLTQIFSFNYEPLVSYGSINDTAMFWGIKFYNDLLMQGGPFGNVQSEIIFQKDKSKFSFEKGWAFPRRIYFNGDNCVMPPPDAYPYLPNASAQSAPTILHSLTAILVSLILLYSHTL; encoded by the exons ATGGAGGTTTGCCTTAGTTCCAGCTCAAGATCAATCACTAAATTTGGCAGTTTTGTTATTCTGATCGCTTTCTTGATTTCTCTAATGTGCTTTCAGTCTACAG ACGCTTATGATGCACTCGATCCAAATGGAAATATTACCATAAAGTGGGATGTCATATCTTGGACTCCAGATGGATATAAT GTTGTTGTTACAATATATAACTTCCAAAAGTATCGTCATATTCAAGCACCAGGATGGCAACTTGGTTGGACATGGGCAAAAAAAGAGGTAATTTGGAGTGCAACGGGAGGTCAAGCCACAGAACAAGGAGATTGTTCAAGATTCAAAGGAAATATTCCTCATTGCTGCAAAAGGGACCCAACCATTGTTGATTTGCTGCCAGGAACTCCGTATAACCAGCAAACTGCAAATTGTTGCAAAGGTGGAGTAATTAGCTCATGGGTTCAAGATCCACAGAAAGCTGTGAGCTCATTCCAGCTCGGTGTTGGTCAAGCAGGAACAAGCAACAAGACAGTGAGGTTGCCGAAAAACTTTACCCTCAAGGCACCAGGACCCGGATATACTTGTGGACCTGCGAAGAAGGGGAAACCAAGCAAGTTTCCAACACCAGATGGAAGAAGGGTCACTCAAGCTTTGA TGACGTGGAATGTTACTTGCACCTATTCACAGTTCCTAGCTCAGAAGACACCTACCTGTTGTGTCTCACTCTCCTCCTTCTACAATGACACCATTGTGAACTGCCCAACATGCGCCTGTGGTTGCAAAAATAACATAACTCAACCTGGAACATGTGTAGA GCAGGACTCCCCATATTTAGCTTCAGCACTTGTAAGCTCAGGAAAGAATGATTACAGTCCTCTGGTTCGATGTACTGAACATATGTGTCCCATTCGAGTTCATTGGCATATTAAGACCAACTATAAAGAATACTGGAGGGTAAAACTCACCATACAAAATTTTAACTACAGAATGAACTATTCCCAATGGAATCTTGTTGTTCAGCACCCCAACTTTGACAATCTCACCCAGATATTCAGCTTTAATTATGAGCCACTGGTCTCGTATGGTTCCATTA ATGATACTGCTATGTTTTGGGGAATCAAATTTTACAATGATTTGCTAATGCAGGGAGGACCTTTTGGAAATGTGCAATCAGAGATCATATTTCAGAAGGATAAATCGAAGTTCAGCTTTGAAAAGGGATGGGCTTTCCCTCGACGGATATACTTTAATGGGGACAACTGTGTTATGCCACCTCCGGATGCCTATCCTTACCTACCAAATGCTAGTGCCCAAAGTGCGCCCACTATACTTCACTCTCTGACAGCAATTTTGGTGTCTCTGATTCTACTATATTCACATACCTTGTAA
- the LOC104101020 gene encoding COBRA-like protein 4, with protein sequence MSQKGISFEGKDYSDRCQLLLFPLAKLIFFAIVLSSILPHADAFDPLDPFGNITIKWDVLSWTPDGYVAVVTMNNFQMYRHIMSPGWTLGWNWAKKEVIWSIVGAQATEQGDCSKFKGNVPHCCKKDPVILDLLPGVPYNQQFSNCCKGGVMASWGEDPSESVSSFQLSVGLAGTSNKTVKLPKNFSLLGPGPGYTCGPAKIVPSTVFLTSDHRRKTQALMTWNVTCTYSQFLASKYPSCCVSFSTFYNDTITPCPTCACGCSHKHNCIMSDSEKLKKKGINTPRKDNEPLLQCTHHMCPIRVHWHVKINYKDYWRVKIAITNFNYRLNYTQWTLVAQHPNLNNVTQVFSFNYKPLVPYQSVNDTGMFYGMKFYNDLLMEAGPAGNVQSEVLMQKDKESFTLKSGWGFPRRVYFNGAECKLPPPDSYPTLPNSTEKRPFSFSITVICMIWMIFLTW encoded by the exons ATGTCTCAGAAAGGAATATCTTTTGAAGGAAAAGATTATTCCGATCGATGCCAACTCCTCTTATTTCCTCTAGCAAAGCTGATCTTCTTCGCAATCGTCTTGTCTTCTATCTTGCCTCATGCAG ATGCATTTGATCCATTGGATCCATTTGGTAACATCACAATAAAATGGGATGTCCTGTCTTGGACACCAGATGGCTATGTA GCTGTAGTAACAATGAATAATTTCCAAATGTATCGGCACATTATGAGCCCAGGGTGGACTTTAGGATGGAACTGGgcaaagaaagaagtgatatggTCCATAGTGGGAGCACAAGCAACAGAACAAGGTGACTGCTCCAAGTTTAAAGGAAATGTACCACATTGTTGCAAGAAGGATCCTGTAATTCTTGACTTGCTTCCTGGAGTTCCTTACAACCAACAGTTCAGCAATTGCTGCAAAGGTGGTGTTATGGCATCTTGGGGCGAAGATCCTTCCGAGTCAGTTTCTTCCTTTCAGCTTAGTGTTGGACTTGCTGGAACATCAAACAAGACGGTGAAACTGCCCAAGAATTTCAGTCTGCTTGGTCCAGGACCAGGCTACACTTGTGGCCCTGCTAAGATAGTTCCATCCACTGTTTTCCTCACTTCAGATCACAGGCGAAAAACTCAAGCATTGA TGACCTGGAATGTGACATGCACCTATTCTCAGTTTCTAGCGTCCAAGTACCCGAGTTGTTGTGTTTCTTTCTCAACTTTCTACAACGACACCATCACTCCTTGCCCAACCTGTGCTTGTGGTTGCAGCCATAAACACAACTGCATCAT GAGCGACTCCGAGAAACTGAAAAAGAAGGGAATAAATACTCCAAGAAAAGATAATGAGCCATTGCTACAATGCACCCACCATATGTGCCCAATACGCGTGCATTGGCACGTTAAGATCAATTACAAGGATTACTGGCGAGTCAAGATTGCTATCACTAACTTCAACTACAGATTGAACTATACACAGTGGACACTTGTGGCACAACATCCTAATCTCAACAATGTGACTCAAGTTTTCAGCTTCAACTACAAGCCTCTCGTGCCATACCAATCCGTTA ACGATACTGGCATGTTCTATGGCATGAAATTTTACAATGATCTCTTGATGGAAGCTGGACCTGCGGGGAATGTTCAGTCTGAGGTGCTTATGCAAAAGGATAAGGAATCATTTACATTAAAGTCAGGATGGGGATTTCCCCGGAGAGTCTACTTCAATGGAGCTGAATGCAAGCTTCCCCCTCCGGATTCATATCCAACTTTGCCCAACTCTACTGAAAAACGACCATTTTCATTTTCAATCACTGTAATTTGCATGATTTGGATGATTTTCCTCACCTGGTAA
- the LOC104101019 gene encoding COBRA-like protein 4, with product MECKISWNSYTLMFLLFVLCSGGAAFDALDPNGNITIKWDVLSWTPDGYVAVVTMNNYQMYRPIMSPGWTLGWTWAKNEVIWSMLGAQATEQGDCSKFRTNIPHSCDKNPSIVDLLPNTPFNQQIANCCKGGVLDSWGKDPSAALSAFQISVGSAGTTNRTVKLPKNFTLLAPGPGYTCGPAKIITSTRFITPDGRRVTKAMMTWRVICTYSQFLASPRPTCCVSLSSFHNRSITPCPLCSCGCQKSSNCVMKTPSGEGVNKPVLQCTKHMCPVKVHWHVKSNYKKYLRVKITITNFNYQFNYTQWTLVVQHPNFNNATKVSSFSYKRLMPYPSINDTAMFYGRKPYNDVLMQAGPKGNVQSDLTLEKDGNTITLKKGWAFPRRVYFNGNNCVMPSPESYPFVPNSSG from the exons ATGGAGTGCAAGATTTCCTGGAACTCTTATACCTTAATGTTTCTCCTTTTTGTGCTATGTTCTGGTGGAG CTGCCTTTGACGCATTGGATCCAAATGGAAACATAACAATCAAATGGGATGTGCTTTCTTGGACTCCTGATGGTTATGTG GCAGTGGTGACAATGAACAATTACCAAATGTATCGTCCGATAATGAGCCCTGGATGGACTTTAGGATGGACATGGGCAAAGAATGAGGTAATTTGGTCCATGTTGGGAGCACAAGCTACTGAACAAGGGGATTGTTCAAAGTTTAGAACCAATATTCCTCACAGTTGTGATAAAAATCCTAGCATTGTTGACTTGTTGCCAAATACCCCTTTTAACCAGCAAATTGCTAACTGCTGCAAGGGTGGTGTTTTGGATTCGTGGGGGAAAGACCCTTCTGCTGCTCTCTCTGCATTTCAGATTAGTGTTGGCTCTGCTGGGACTACAAACAGAaccgtcaaacttcccaaaaatttcaCTTTGCTCGCTCCAGGACCTGGATATACCTGTGGTCCTGCTAAAATCATCACTTCCACTCGTTTCATCACGCCTGATGGTAGACGAGTGACAAAGGCTATGA TGACATGGAGAGTGATATGCACTTACTCTCAGTTCTTAGCCTCCCCGAGACCAACGTGTTGTGTCTCCTTGTCTTCCTTTCACAATAGAAGTATCACACCTTGCCCTTTGTGTTCTTGTGGCTGCCAGAAAAGCAGCAACTGTGTCAT GAAGACACCGAGTGGAGAGGGAGTAAATAAGCCAGTGCTGCAATGCACAAAACATATGTGCCCTGTCAAAGTGCATTGGCATGTGAAATCAAACTACAAGAAGTATTTGAGAGTGAAGATCACCATCACAAACTTCAACTATCAATTCAACTATACACAGTGGACACTCGTCGTTCAGCATCCAAACTTCAATAATGCTACCAAAGTTTCCAGCTTTTCATACAAGCGTCTCATGCCTTATCCATCGATTA ATGATACTGCCATGTTTTATGGGAGAAAACCATATAATGATGTCCTGATGCAAGCTGGACCAAAAGGAAATGTGCAGTCAGATTTAACACTTGAGAAGGATGGAAACACAATTACACTAAAGAAAGGTTGGGCTTTTCCTCGGAGGGTCTACTTCAATGGCAATAACTGTGTGATGCCATCTCCTGAATCTTACCCGTTTGTTCCAAATTCTTCCGGATAA